In one Corynebacterium bovis DSM 20582 = CIP 54.80 genomic region, the following are encoded:
- a CDS encoding WXG100 family type VII secretion target: MNFRTTTDVMHDAAGKVDTVNSEVQAELRRLQGTVDSVSGAWQGEAQAAFGQLMVRWNDSARELHQALTSIAENIRANARGFAQVEADNAAAFRV; this comes from the coding sequence GTGAACTTCAGGACGACGACCGACGTCATGCACGACGCGGCCGGGAAGGTGGACACGGTCAACTCCGAGGTGCAGGCGGAACTCCGCAGGCTCCAGGGGACCGTGGACTCAGTCTCCGGGGCCTGGCAGGGCGAGGCCCAGGCCGCGTTCGGGCAGCTCATGGTGCGGTGGAACGACTCCGCCCGGGAGCTGCACCAGGCGCTGACCAGCATCGCGGAGAACATCCGCGCCAACGCCCGCGGCTTCGCGCAGGTGGAGGCGGACAACGCGGCGGCGTTCCGCGTCTGA